GGGCACGCCGGCCGCCTCGAACCAGTTGAGGTTCTGGGCGACGTAGCCAAAAGGAAAGTTCACGAAGAACGGCTTGACCTCGTAATGCTCGTTGGCGGTCTGGGACAGGTTGGCAGTAAAGGGGCTGGTGATGCCGGGCATGTTGTGCTGGACCGCCGACAGAAACTCGTCGCCACTGTTCACCACCCCGTCCGGACCGATGAACAGGTCCTTGACGTTGGGCACCGGCAGGCTCTCGTCAGGCGTGACCGTGAACGGCGGTCCGGCAAGCGGCGTAATGTTCTGCGCCGGGTTGAAGGGGTTGAAAGCGGGGTAGAACGGGTCATAGGCGCCCTTCGGGATGATTTTCCAGAAGTTGGTCTTGTAGATGTCGACCACCGTGCTGTTGTTCCTGACCACCCCGGTGAACGGATCCGGGTTCGTCTGGCCGAGAATCGGGTCCTCGGGATTCGACGCGGCCGAGTACAGCACGTCCACCACGCTCGAATTGAGTATCACGGGCTGGGCGCCCTTCTGGATGACCTGGGCCAGGAGCACCTGGAACGGCGGCAGGATGCTCGAGATACGGGTGTCGTAGTCGCCGCAGTGCATGCCCAGGTCGTTGATGGCGACGATCTGAAAGCCGGTGGTGCCGGTGCCCGGAGCCGGGTTGAGCGAGTTCGCCGGCCGCGGCGCCGCTTGCTCGGTCACGGGAGGCACGCTGCCGGGCAAAATCCCGGGGCCGAAAACATCGGAGAAGATCTGGCTGGTCGAGTTTATGGACGTGCCGGTTGATACCGCGTTCACCGTGACGTTGACGGTCGCCGTGCAGGTCTTGGGCCGGCGCGCGGTGCTGTCGGTCACCTTGAAGCTCGTGGTGTAACTCCCGGCGGCGTTGTAGGTCACGGGCACCGGCGCGGAGGTTCCGCTGCTGTTGCCCGATTGGGTGTTTGACGTCGGGCTGCCGCCGGAGAAAGTGAAGTCGAAGCGATACGGCTTCACCCCGCCCGCGGCGGTGCCGGTATAGGTGATGATGCCGCCGACCGGGATCGTGGTCACGCTGGCGCTGACACCACAGGTGAGCGGGGCCGGCTGCGCGGCCCATGCCGATGACAGGGGTAACAATAACATCAGGACGACCGCCAGCGCGGGCGGCACGCGATGCGTTGCGGGATTCATCAGGCTCCTCCTGCCGCCTCCAGGCGGCAATCCATGCACCCTCCCGACGCTGCTCCTGTCTCCGCGTCAACTCCGGCGCGGGAACCTCGTTCTGCCGATTCCTTTGGCTTATGTATACCCTCCGAGGCGAAGGTTTTCCGAATAGATCTGTCTTATTGAAACTACTCTATTGAACTTGAACTGCTCTGGTGTGCTGTGCTTGATCTAATCGAAACAGGGTCCGGCGAAAACTCTACTCTCATGTCAAGAATCGGTACTTTGATATATATCAATCTGGGGATTTTATTCATGCAGGGTGACAGTAGTGCCCGGCGAGACAGTCCAACGGTTATACAAATAGCTATTAATTAATTAGTTATATAAGGGGTGAGTTATATATAAAGATACAGGCCGCATTTTCTGGTCCTGTCAAAATTCAATCGTGGCCTGTCCCTCATTGTCCCTTCGATCTAACGCACCCGCTACGCCCGACCGATTCGGTAATCCTGGTTCAGACATCGAGCGGAGGATAACGAAATACCCATCCCGATCCTGTGGGCAGTGATGAACTTTGTCGCTCTCATCCATGCGCCTAGCGTTTCTCAGGCGGTATGTTCCTGATCGTGGCCGCGAACTTCGCATGGGCGGCCGGATCCACCGGCCGGTGTTTGATTTTGACGCTGGCCGGGTCCTTGCCAAGATAGTTGTCGCCCTTCCAGTTCTTCGATGGCCGGATGGGCCGGGGAACAAAACCGCCGCCGCAGTTCGGGCAGACGTTGCCCAAAACCTTATCGACACAGGTCGCGCAGAACGTGCATTCATAGGTGCAAATGCACGCCTCCAGCGAATCGGGTGGCAGCGGCTTGTTGCAGTTTTCGCACGTCGGGCGGAGTTCGAGCATTGTTTTTTCCTCTTCATAGGCGGCTAACGACGAAGTTCAGCCATCGTCCTGCCACGACAAAACAAAGGCAAGACGGCGGCTGAAGCGTCTGGGTGGGCGCCCGGGACAGTGGAGCCTGAAGAGATCAATGTGCTATTCCGCTACGCTGACGCCCGAGCCACCCATTTCCTTGGGGATGTCCTTCATCTTCGGCAAGCCGTCCCTGATTTGCAACTTCGTCTCCTGATAGTGCACATGGATCCCGGGCTGGTACGGGAAGTCCGGAATGGCCGCGGCATACACGTCGATGAGCCCCCAGTGGGGATGGTCGGTGAAGAGGTGGCCGCCGCAGGTTTTGCACCATTTGCGATGACTGCGCTCGGTCTTGTTGTAAGCACCGATGTGGTTACCTCCGCGCGTGACCTGGACCGCTTCGGGTTTCCATAACGTGAAGGCGTTGACCGGCCCCGCCGACCAGCGGCGGCACGAGTCGCAATGGCAATAACCCATGGCGGCCGGCTCGCCGCTGACCGTGAACTGAACCGCGCCGCAAAAACAACTGCCTTTGTAAGTCTTTCCGTTGTTCATGTCGCACCTCTTTGATCGTGTGTTGTTGGGGATTTAAGCCGGGTGCTAGTATCTTCGCGCCGGTTACAGACATGAATGATCAGGCGTCCGGATTTCTTGCGCGGGACGCCGGAATTGACGGAGGCTGTTCATGGATGCCATTTCCGACGTGCTGCGCGTGGTACGCCTGAGCGGTGCGGTTTACCTCTATAGCGAGCTCACCGCGCCGTGGTGTGTGATCGGCAAAACCGATGGCGCCCTGTGCGCGGGCTACCTGCCGCGATCAGAGCGCGTGGTGTCCTACCATCTCATCACCGAAGGCAACTGTTGGGCGCGGCTGGCGGCCGACCCCGACTCGGCCATTCAAATCAATGCCGGCGAACTGCTGGTGGTGCCGCAAGGGGAAACGCACATACTGGGTAGCGCCCCGGATCTCACTCCCGTGCCATTCGGGCCGCTGCTGGCCAGTCAGCTGGAGACGGCGCCCGGCGAGGTGATGAAGCTGTCCTATGGGGGCGGCGGGGCGATGACACGCACCGTGTGCGGCTTTCTGGCCTGCGACGAGACTCTGAGCAACCCGATACTTTCCTCGCTGCCGCGCATCTTCAAGATTGACATGCGCAACGATCCGCGCTCGGCATGGCTCGAGTCATCGCTGCAATTCGCCGCCGCCGAAGCCGCGGAGTGGCGCGCCGGCAGCGCCACCGTCCTCGCCAAATTGTCCGAACTGCTGTTTGTCGAGGCGATACGCCGTTGCATCGATGCGCTGCCGGCGGACCGCAAGGGATGGCTGGCGGGAGCGCGCGACCGTTTTGTGGGACGCGCGCTATCGCTGATGCACGCGCGGCCGGCGCATGACTGGACCGTGGACGAACTCGCGCGCAAGGTGGGTTTATCGCGCTCGGCGCTGGCGCAGCGCTTCACCGATTTTCTGGAACAGCCGCCCATGCAATACCTGGCGCGCTGGCGTCTGCAAGTTGCGGCACATGAACTTTTGAACGGGAATAAATCCCTCGCCGCGGTAGCGGAGCAAGTCGGCTACGATTCCGAGGCAGCATTCAACCGGGCGTTCAAGCGCGAATTCGGCATGCCGCCGGCGGGTTGGCGAAAGGACCGCAGTAAGGCGGATGTCGCCGATGCATCGGCGAATGCGTTGCAACCCACAGGAGAAACACCGGCAGCTGCTTAATGCTGCAATTAAAGGCGTCGGAGTGATTTATCATTAATCACCTCCCCTCAACCCCCAAGCAATTCAAACCCCCCGCTTGCCGCGTCGTAGCCGTGTAGCTCGCCGCGATCGAGATCGAAATACCAGCCGTGCAGTTGCAGGCGGCCGGTCGTCACGGCCTCACGCACGAACGGGAAGCTCGTCAGGTTGCCGAGCGACACGCGCATGGCCGCGCGTTCGCAGGCCGCGGCGCGGGTATCGGCGTCTGCGGCCGCGTGGGTCGCGGCCACCTCGCGGCGCGCCTGTTCGGCGATCGACATCCACGGCGTGATGAACTGCCCGGTGCTGCCCTCGAAGCGGATATTGCCGAGCAGCGCGCGGATGCCGCCGCAGCGCGCATGGCCCATCACGATCACGTGCCGGACATTCAGGCAGCTCACCGCGAATTCGAGCGCCGCCGAGGTGCCGTGATAGCCGCCGCCTTGCTCGAACGGCGGCACCAGGTTGGCGACGTTGCGCACCACGAACAGGTCGCCGGGGTCGCAGTCGGTGACGATGGCCGGGTCGACGCGTGAGTCGCTGCAGGCAACGACCATGATCTTGGGGGATTGGCCCTCACTGACCAGTTGTTTGAACGGCGTGCCATCACGCTCGTAGTGGTGCGCGCGAAAGCGCTGAAAGCCTTCGATCAATTTCTGGATTTCTTGCATGGTAAGTTTCTGAAGTGAAATTTTCGGGTTTGATGAAATGGATTCATGCTTTTACCGACCCCCTCCCCTTGCCCTCCCCGCAAGGGGGAGGGGAGAAATATTAATGATCGACAAATATCAGCTTGCTAGTGTCAAAGCCCAGGGCATTCGCCTTGGCAATGAGCTTGTCTTTGATGTCCGGTTTCATTTCCGGGGTGCGGGACAGAATCCATAAATAGGACTTGTCCGGGCCGGACACCAGCGCGTATTGATAATGCTCGTGGTCGAGGTCGAACACGACATAGGACCCGTAAAACAGCCAGAAGAAGGAAACCTTCAGA
The DNA window shown above is from Sulfuricaulis limicola and carries:
- a CDS encoding DUF1272 domain-containing protein; the encoded protein is MLELRPTCENCNKPLPPDSLEACICTYECTFCATCVDKVLGNVCPNCGGGFVPRPIRPSKNWKGDNYLGKDPASVKIKHRPVDPAAHAKFAATIRNIPPEKR
- a CDS encoding GFA family protein, encoding MNNGKTYKGSCFCGAVQFTVSGEPAAMGYCHCDSCRRWSAGPVNAFTLWKPEAVQVTRGGNHIGAYNKTERSHRKWCKTCGGHLFTDHPHWGLIDVYAAAIPDFPYQPGIHVHYQETKLQIRDGLPKMKDIPKEMGGSGVSVAE
- a CDS encoding AraC family transcriptional regulator, which translates into the protein MDAISDVLRVVRLSGAVYLYSELTAPWCVIGKTDGALCAGYLPRSERVVSYHLITEGNCWARLAADPDSAIQINAGELLVVPQGETHILGSAPDLTPVPFGPLLASQLETAPGEVMKLSYGGGGAMTRTVCGFLACDETLSNPILSSLPRIFKIDMRNDPRSAWLESSLQFAAAEAAEWRAGSATVLAKLSELLFVEAIRRCIDALPADRKGWLAGARDRFVGRALSLMHARPAHDWTVDELARKVGLSRSALAQRFTDFLEQPPMQYLARWRLQVAAHELLNGNKSLAAVAEQVGYDSEAAFNRAFKREFGMPPAGWRKDRSKADVADASANALQPTGETPAAA
- a CDS encoding carbonic anhydrase encodes the protein MQEIQKLIEGFQRFRAHHYERDGTPFKQLVSEGQSPKIMVVACSDSRVDPAIVTDCDPGDLFVVRNVANLVPPFEQGGGYHGTSAALEFAVSCLNVRHVIVMGHARCGGIRALLGNIRFEGSTGQFITPWMSIAEQARREVAATHAAADADTRAAACERAAMRVSLGNLTSFPFVREAVTTGRLQLHGWYFDLDRGELHGYDAASGGFELLGG